The region TGCCCGGAGAGGTCGCCAAAGGAGATGCCCCGCTTCCTTCGGGCCAAGGGGTGGGACGGCGCCGCGAGCAGCACCACCTCCTCCTCCCGGAAGGGCCGCAGGGTCAACCCCTTGCCTTCCTCCGACAGGGCGACCACCGCGAGCTCGTTCTTGAGGCCCAGGAGGCTGCGGCACACCTCCAGGGAGCTCCCCTCGTCGAGAATCACCTTGATCTTGGGGTAGGCGGCCCGGAAGCGGCTGATGAGACCCGGCATGAGGTACCGGGCATAGGTCTTGGTGGTGCCGATCTTGAGCAGCCCCCGCTTGAGCTCCCGCACCTCCGCCACGAGGCGCTCCATCCGCTTCTCGATCTCGAAGACCTCCCGCGCCTGCTGGAACAGGAGCGCGCCCGCCTCGGACAGGACCATCCGACGGCCCCGTTTCTTGAAGAGCTTGAGCTCCAGAGCCGCCTCCAGGGCGCGAATCTGCCCGGTGACCGCGGGTTGGGTGACGCAGAGGTTGCGCGCGGCCTGGGAGAAGCTCTGGCTGCGGGCCGCCTCGCAAAACGCCCGGAGCTGGTTGAAGTTGAGCACGGGGGCCTCCCCACTTCGAACATGCAAGTTTTCCTTATGGATAGCATAAAGTTATATGAATTGACCAGGCAGTGTCCGCCTTCTACACTCGAACCACGTTTTGAAGCGGACGCGACTCCAGTGGCCGGCCTGCCGCAGACGAGGAGGAAGAGCATGGATCTTCGGGAGTTCATAGCACTTTGCGAGAGGGACGGCGACCTGAAACGCGTGACCGCAGAGGTCGACTGGGACCTGGAGATGTCCCACATCGCCAAGCTCGTGGAGGAAAAGAGCGGACCCTCGCTGCTCTTCGAGAAGGTCAAGGGCAGCGTGGGCCGTGTGATGTTCGGCGCCTTCAGCAACACCAAACGCTTCGCGAAGATCCTTGGAAAGCCCAGCCACCTCTCCATGTGCGACCTGAGCTACGAGTGGATGAAGCTCTCGGTGGGCGAGGTGATCCGGGCCCGGGAGGTGGAGACGGGGCCGGTCTTCGAGAACGTCATCGAAGGGGCGGCGGTGGACGTGACGAAGCTCCCCGCCCCCAAGTTCTACGAGAAGGACGGCGGCCGGTTCATCGGCACCGCGTGCTTCATGGTGGTGCAGGACCCGGAGACCGGGGAGATCAACCTGGGCACCTACCGCAGCCAGGTGCTGGACGCCAGGACCGTGGGCGCCCAGATCCTGAAGGGCAAGCGGGGAGACCGTATCCTGCAGAAGTACCGCAAGGCCGGCAAGAAGATGCCCATCTGCATGGTGGTGGGGTGCGACCCGCTGCTCATGCTCGCCGGGAGCGCCATGGTGGAGGGCGCCAACGAGTACGACGTGGTGGGCACCCTGCGGGGCGAGCCGGTGGACGTGGTGAAGGCTCCGCTGACGGGGCTTCCCATCCCGGCCACCGCCGAGATCGTGCTCGAGGGATACGTGGACGGGGACAACCTGCGCCCCGAGGGGCCCTTCGGGGAGTACACGGGGTACTACACCGAAGAGGTCTACAAGCAGGTGGTAAAGCCCGCCATCGAGGTGGAGCGGATCTACCACCGCGACGACCCGATCCTGCTGGCCGCGTCGGTGGGGCGGCCCGTCAACGACAACCACATGATGCTGGCCTTCGTGCGCAATGCCACCCTGTGGACCGAGCTCACGAAGATGAAGATCCCGGGCATCCAGTCCGTCTACATGCCCCCGGAGGCCTGCGGCCGGTTCTGGGCCATCGTCTCGGTCAAGCAGATGTACCCGGGCCACGCCGACCAGGTGGCCGCCGCGGTCATCGCCTCCAACACCTGCACCTACGGCCTCAAGGGCCTCATCGTCGTCGACCACGACATCCAGGCCGACGACCTCCCGCGCGTGTGGTGGGCGCTTGCGACCCGCTACGACCCCCTGCGGGGCACCCAGCTCATCAACCGGGGCAGATCCACGCCCCTGGACCCCGCCCTCTTCCAGAGCGACAACAAGTTCATCACCTCCCGCATCGTGATGGACGCCACCCTCCCCTTCGAATGGAAGGAAAAACCGGTGCAGGTGGAGATGTCGAAGGAGGTGCTCGAGCGGGTGAAGGCGCGGTGGGCGGAGCTGGGGCTGGAGTAGGATCGACGGGGACAGGATGACAGGAGGAACAGGATGGGTCTGTCGGATCGCGGAGCCGCGGCCACGTGAAGGAGAATGACGATGCCCTACGACTACATCGACGCTACGGAGCGGGCCAGGAAGATCAAGGTGGTGGTGCTCGACGTACACGGGGTACTCACGAGCGGGATGGTCCTCTTCAACGAGGAGGGGGTGAAGTTCCAGGCCTTTCACCACGACGACGGGTTCGGCGCCAACGCCCTGATGATGATGGGCATCGAGGTGGCCCTCATGACCCGGAAGTCCAAGAGCGTGCTCGCCCGGGCCGAGGAGATCGGGATCAAGCGCGTGTACATGGCGAAGGACAAGTGGGCCAAGATGCAGGAGCTCATCGCCGAGATGCAGATCGGGCTGGACGAGGTCTGCTACGTGGGCGACGAGATCATCGACCTCGGGGCCATGCGCCGGGTGGGGTTCGCCGTCTCCCCCGCCAACGGGTGTCCCGAGGTCCTGGAGGTCTCCCACTTCGTGACCCGGCGGGCCGGGGGCGAAGGGATGCTCCGGGAACTCGGGGAGTTCATCCTGAGAGCCCAGGGCAAGTGGCAACCCCTGGTGGACAAGGTCTCGAACATGGGGTGGGGGTAGGCCGGCGGAGCCGGCCGCCGGCCAGCTCGGCGGCTCGGCGGCGCAACCCCCTTTTGGAACTCACCTTCACTTCGCAGCCAAGCCGCCCGGCGGCCTCGCTGCCCAGCAGGGAGCGGACTCATGGCGCACAAGTACTACAAGGACAATCGGGAGTTCATCCAGGCCCTGGACGCCTCCGGCGACCTGGTCACGGTCGAGCAGGAGGTGGACTGGGACATGGAGATGGGCGCCATCGTGCGCCGGGTGTGCGAGAAACAGGGACCCTCGCCCTACTTCAAGAAGATCAAGGAGTACCCAGGGTTCGAGGCCTTCGGCGCGCCCCTGGCCACCTACCGTAAGCTCGCCATCTCGCTGGGCCTGCCGCCGGAAACCCCGATCCCCCAGATCGCCCAGGTCTATCTGGAGCGCACCGACAAGGGCACGCCCCACAAGCCCAGGGTGGTGGATCGGAGCAAGGCCCCCTGCAAGGAGAACGTGATCACCGGCGACGCGGTGAACCTCTTCGATCTGCCGGCCCCCATGGTGCACGCCGGCGACGGCGGCCGCTACCTCTCCACCTGGCACATGATCGTGGCCGAGGACCCGGACACCCGGGCCATCAACTGGGGCATGTACCGCCAGATGGTGTTCGACGAAAAGACCATGGTGGGGCCGGTGCTGCCCTTCTCGGACATGGGCAAGATGTTCTGGAACAAGGCCGTGCCGAGGAACCAGCCCATGCCGTTTGCCACCGTGATCGGCATGGACCCCCTGGCCGGCATCGCCGCCTGCGCCCCGGCCCAGATCCCCGAGGACGAGTTCTGCGGCATGCTCATGGGCGAGGGCGTGGAGATGGTGAAGTGCGAGCTCTCCGACCTGATGGTGCCGGCCCACGCCGAGATCATCATCGAGGGCGACATCCTCCCGAACATCGCCCTCGAGGAGGCCCCCTTCGGCGAGTACACGGGCTACCGCACCTCGCCCCGGGACCCGCGCACGGTGTACCGCTGCCGGGCCATCACCTACCGGAACAACCCGATCATGCCGATCTCCTGCATGGGCGTTCCGACGGACGAGGGGCAGCTCCTGCGCTCCTTCTCCCTGGGGCTCGAGATGGACAAGCTGCTGCGCAGCCAGGGCATCCCGATCACGGGCGTGTTCATGTGGCCCGAGTCCACCCACCACCTGGTGGTCGTCGGCACCCGCCACGCTTACGCGGGCATCGCCAGCCAGATCGCCCAGCTCATCTTCGGCAGCAAGCTCGGGCCGTGGTTCCACATGGCCGTGGTCGTGGACGAGGAGACCGACATCTACGACAAGGACAAGGTCATCCACGCCCTGACGACCAAGTGCCACCCCGTCGACGGCATCCACGTGTACAAGAACTCGGCGGGCACGCCGCTGTACCCCTTCGCCCCCATCGCCGAGCGGAAGATCGGGAAGGGCTCCAAGGTGCTCTTCGACTGTCTCACGCCGCTCGACTGGAAGAAGTCCGACATCCCGATCCTGGTGTCCTTCGACAAGGTCTACCCGGACGAAGTCAAGAAGAAGGTGCTCGACAACTGGACGAGCTACGGGTTCAAGGATTGAGGACCGCAAGACCGGTCCGACCCGTCTGACAGGTCCGACCGGCCCGACACGAAACTCGAGGAGCAGACGATGCAAGAATACGATACCTTCATCCTCACCGACCTGAACGAGGCCGTGTTCGACGTGGAGCTGGACATGACCATCCGGGACCTGACGCCGGGGCGGGCCAAATACTGCTGCAAGTGCGTGCGGGCCAAGATGTCCGACAACCCCGACAAGTACCCCGACCGCCTCTGGCCCCGGCTCGGCCGCGGCCAGTGGGTCGGGAAGCCGTGGTCGATCCAGGTGGTCTCCTTCGTGAACAAGATCCCGGAGGCCTGGCGGTAGTGGCCTTCGGGGACCTGCGCGAGACCGTGGACACCCTGAGGGAGAGGGGTCGGCTCCTGGAGATCTCCGTACCCCTCTCCCCGGTCCACGAGGCCGCCGCCGTGCTGGCCGTGGCGGGGCAGCGGGGGGAGGGGGCCGTCCACCTCTCCCGGGTGGGTGCCCACCCGGTCCCGGTGGTGGGGAATTTGTTCTACGGGCGGGAGCTCCTCGCCTGGGCCATGGACGTGGAAGAGCCGGACCTGCCGGGGGAGCTCGCCCGGCGCCTCGCCCGGCACGTCCCGCCCCGGGTCGTGAAGGCGGGGGCCGGGGCTCCGGTCCTGGAGTGTGCGGAGCCCGACGACCGGCCGCTGGAAGACATCTTCCCCCTCCTCACCCACTGCCGGGAGGATTCGGCTCCCT is a window of Thermodesulfobacteriota bacterium DNA encoding:
- a CDS encoding LysR family transcriptional regulator, giving the protein MLNFNQLRAFCEAARSQSFSQAARNLCVTQPAVTGQIRALEAALELKLFKKRGRRMVLSEAGALLFQQAREVFEIEKRMERLVAEVRELKRGLLKIGTTKTYARYLMPGLISRFRAAYPKIKVILDEGSSLEVCRSLLGLKNELAVVALSEEGKGLTLRPFREEEVVLLAAPSHPLARRKRGISFGDLSGQLVILKEEGSSTHALVRRLFDRWGLSPDVLLETSNVEFIKEMVEKGEGLTFLVRSAVARELAEERLRVVPVRDQEMALQVYTAFREEGELSPAARAFLAILEEERGEFGRRMSPSS
- the ppcB gene encoding phenylphosphate carboxylase subunit beta — encoded protein: MDLREFIALCERDGDLKRVTAEVDWDLEMSHIAKLVEEKSGPSLLFEKVKGSVGRVMFGAFSNTKRFAKILGKPSHLSMCDLSYEWMKLSVGEVIRAREVETGPVFENVIEGAAVDVTKLPAPKFYEKDGGRFIGTACFMVVQDPETGEINLGTYRSQVLDARTVGAQILKGKRGDRILQKYRKAGKKMPICMVVGCDPLLMLAGSAMVEGANEYDVVGTLRGEPVDVVKAPLTGLPIPATAEIVLEGYVDGDNLRPEGPFGEYTGYYTEEVYKQVVKPAIEVERIYHRDDPILLAASVGRPVNDNHMMLAFVRNATLWTELTKMKIPGIQSVYMPPEACGRFWAIVSVKQMYPGHADQVAAAVIASNTCTYGLKGLIVVDHDIQADDLPRVWWALATRYDPLRGTQLINRGRSTPLDPALFQSDNKFITSRIVMDATLPFEWKEKPVQVEMSKEVLERVKARWAELGLE
- a CDS encoding HAD hydrolase family protein, which codes for MPYDYIDATERARKIKVVVLDVHGVLTSGMVLFNEEGVKFQAFHHDDGFGANALMMMGIEVALMTRKSKSVLARAEEIGIKRVYMAKDKWAKMQELIAEMQIGLDEVCYVGDEIIDLGAMRRVGFAVSPANGCPEVLEVSHFVTRRAGGEGMLRELGEFILRAQGKWQPLVDKVSNMGWG
- the ppcA gene encoding phenylphosphate carboxylase subunit alpha, translating into MAHKYYKDNREFIQALDASGDLVTVEQEVDWDMEMGAIVRRVCEKQGPSPYFKKIKEYPGFEAFGAPLATYRKLAISLGLPPETPIPQIAQVYLERTDKGTPHKPRVVDRSKAPCKENVITGDAVNLFDLPAPMVHAGDGGRYLSTWHMIVAEDPDTRAINWGMYRQMVFDEKTMVGPVLPFSDMGKMFWNKAVPRNQPMPFATVIGMDPLAGIAACAPAQIPEDEFCGMLMGEGVEMVKCELSDLMVPAHAEIIIEGDILPNIALEEAPFGEYTGYRTSPRDPRTVYRCRAITYRNNPIMPISCMGVPTDEGQLLRSFSLGLEMDKLLRSQGIPITGVFMWPESTHHLVVVGTRHAYAGIASQIAQLIFGSKLGPWFHMAVVVDEETDIYDKDKVIHALTTKCHPVDGIHVYKNSAGTPLYPFAPIAERKIGKGSKVLFDCLTPLDWKKSDIPILVSFDKVYPDEVKKKVLDNWTSYGFKD
- a CDS encoding phenylphosphate carboxylase subunit gamma, with product MQEYDTFILTDLNEAVFDVELDMTIRDLTPGRAKYCCKCVRAKMSDNPDKYPDRLWPRLGRGQWVGKPWSIQVVSFVNKIPEAWR